A window of Scophthalmus maximus strain ysfricsl-2021 chromosome 4, ASM2237912v1, whole genome shotgun sequence genomic DNA:
TATTTCATACTAATTTCTACATATCAAGGATTACATAACACTCAATTCTGAAAAGATCCCTCAAATTTACAATCAAATTTCATGTAACAAAAAAACTcatgtcagacatgttggaTTGCAGCTCTTGTTaaaattactcttttttttctattaatctTAGGAAactctttttaataaaaataaaaaagtgtccAGAGTGAAGTTTCCTTTTAAAACCATTGTCACTTTGCTGTAAAGATGTACGTTTCTCAACTTTCACGAAATAACGTGAAACATTTCACGTAATTTCTTAAAACTTAATAAAATGAtactgatcatttttatttttctgccttgGCAGCAATTCACGTTAATGTGAAAAGTTTgacgttaaaaaaataaagtttccaaaaaaaagtgaaactttattttaaaacgtgaaactttattttaaaacgtgaaactttttaaagtttctcgttttaaaaataaagttttacatTATGTCGTGAAAACTCATCATAACATGAAACGTCATGTTTGAAACTGAGTGCGGACGGAGAACAGAGTCATTAATTGAGGATATGTCCGTTTATATGATTTGGTAAAGTTCTACTTCAGACTTCTACTTTAACGTGAAACCTTCACATTATGAAATGACACTGATCCGTTTTTATTATTCTACTATGGCAGCAATGCTCTTCCGTAATAGATGAGCTATAAATCAGACGTCTTATGACATCTTTAAATATTAACAAGGAATATATTTTAACCATGGTTTGAATGCGGAGCTGCTGTGACAGAACCTTGTGTTTCCCACCTGCAGCACCTGTCGGACCGACAGGCGTCGGAGGCAGCTCACGTCTCTGCAGCTCGTCTTCCTCACGAACGCCAGGTTGTCGGACTCGGCCCGTTTCAGCGTCACGTTGCGGACGAACATGCCGCTCATGTCGGCCGCGGCGTGGAACAGACCCTTCGCCAGCGGCGACGtcatcagggctgcaactaacaaatattcacatgtatCTATGGATCTGCAGGTTcgatttattgattcatttcttGGTTGGTCTCTGAATTTACATTAACTGAGACCAAGAGTGAATTATTAAGGTTTGAACCTGGAACCATCGAATGTAACGATCATCAAAAATTCTCAATTATACTTATATACCAATTAATTCGACAGTGTTGAAGATCAAGTTTCTGCTTTGCAGAACATTTCAGGCCGATAACGactaaaaaactatttaaaaaatactttttataacTTTTAGATAAAAAATATCTAAAAGTTAAAAAAGGTGTAAAAGTGTATAAACTTAACTTAAATCATGAAATCTATAAATTGCAGATTTATTGGTTGAAGTCAAACAATTTCTTTTATTCTATAATCTCTCTTAAGTTTATTCCAATAATTTATTTAACGTAAAGACATTTGACactgtctttttatttccttttttactaAAATTAATCTTTGAttcttcatcttttatttttttaaataaggccTCATAATTAAATCCATGTCGTCTATTGGTTTCGGTCCAACTAGCTTCAAAACTGGAAGTTAACTTTGCTGCTCGTGTTCACAGCAACACTTTCTGCCTCTAGTGGCGACACAGAGGAAGTTCGATCTCTGAGCAGGTTTGTCACATTCATCAtgtcatttatgtttttgttttttttcttcatacctGAGCTCTGTCCAAATATAGTGACTTTCCCAGGATCTCCTCCGAACACGTGGATGTTCCTCTGGACCCACTTCAGAGCCGCGATCTGGTCCATGAGGCCGTAGTTCCCTGCAGgtgacgaggaagaggaggaggaggaggaggaggaggaagaggaggacgaggaggaggaggaggaggaggaggaagaggaggacgaggaggaggaggacgaggaggaggacgaggaagaggaggacgaggaggatgagatagaggaggatgagatagaggaggatgaggaggaggacgaggaggaggatgaggaagaggaggaggaggaggaagacgaggaggaggaagaggaagaggaggacgaggatgaggaggaggaggaggacgaggaggaggaggaggaggaggaagaggaggacgaagaggaggaggacgaggaggaggaagaggaagaggaggacgaggatgaggaggaggaggaggacgaggaggaggaggaagaggaggacgaagaggaggaggacgaggaggaggaagaggaggacgaggaggaggaggacgaggaggaggaggaagaggaggaggaggaggaggaggaagaggaggacgaagaggaggaggacgaggaggtggaagaggaggacgaagaggaggaggacgaggaggaggaagaggaggacgaggaggaggaggacgaggaggaagaggagggttcAGTTAGTAACCAGCTCTGATGTGGCCTTGTTTCCTGCCGCGTcccattttttcctccatcGAGACAAAACCGTCTCGCTAGGAACTAAATTTAACTGTTAGTCGAGCGGAGGGGGGGAGGCGAGGAAGTGGGCCACGGAAATTAGGATTGTTCAAAATTAGAAGAAGTGTGAGTGCGGGAGCAAGCGGCTCCTGCCGTCACGCCATCGCGTCACGTGAGGCCTCGTGTAGCGGGGTCGCTTCACATCAAGGTCACGGCTCATTTGGATTATgtaacaggaagaggagaagacaatGACTCAGAACACGCAGCCACACACTTTCACTCACATTGACGCTCAGTGAGTATTCACATCTCAGTGGATTCCGTCTGACCAGGAGCACAATGAATAAACACCATCAATATTTCAGCAAAATGAACTATTATCACTTCTCTCAAACAAAGCAGCTGCTTCTGCAGCAACAACCATCTTCTTCCCAATCTGCGTTTTAGACTGAGTGAGTCGATTCAAACTCTAGTTTTATTCATGGACGAATAACTTCAGTTAATCTGTCGTGTACCAACGCTGCAGAGACGAACAATCACAAACTGAACGCGAGCGTCAAGCTGCGAGCGCCACTCCTCCaaaccagcagggggcgctgtctCAACTGACTGTCATAGTGAACCGTTATCATACAAGAAATTGGCTGATATGGAAGTCTTGAATAAAGTCCTGTGGTAATAAAGTTCAGTAGAAGTGTTATCAAGAAATGAATATAATATGTCACCTGACATTCAGGATGAATTATAATTACTCACACGAGTTTGACCGCCAGATCATTTATATTCAATCGAGTAAGCGCGGTTACACACAACCCGAGAATATCCGGCCATCCGTCATCGGACTTGGACGTCGGGGATGTCAGCGATAATTGGCTTTTCGCGACATCGCGTCATAAGCATATTTTGCttgaattcaaatattttaactCGAGTGAGTGACGCGTAATTCGCTTCCACTCGCTTctttatatttgacatttgtcaaaCATAATGTCATCACGAGAACAAGCTTTGCGTCACGTATAGTGAGAAGTGAACGCACCGTCAGACAATCACTTAACTCTTCAGTGGGTTTTGATTGGTGGGTCTGCAAAGCTAACGATGCTCCCTGCAGCCTCAGCGGCTAATTAGCaggtgttagcatgctaacgaaATAGAGTGCGATGGTGAATATGACAAACATTACACGTGCTGCATGCTAACATTGAGctaatgtagtgtgtgtgtgtgtgtgtgtgtgtgtgtgtgtgtgtgtgtgtgtgtgtgtgatggaccTGAGGTGTTTGTCGGAGAACCTTCCCTCAGCATCTCCAGAGCCAGGAAGCCGAATGCGTTGAGTCTGTAGTTGAAGCTGACGTAGACGACGCCCGTGTCGGCGGCGAGCTTCTCCGTGGGCGAGTAGCCCGGCTCGCCTCCGCTGAGCGTGAGCAGGCGCCCCCCGTGGATCCAGACCACCACGGGCAGCGCGGCGCCGGGCCGCAGCGTGGGCGTCCACGCGTTGACGAAGAGGCAGTCCTCCTGGCCCAGGACCCTCCCCGCGCTCGAGGCCGGACGCACCTGGGGACACATGCTGCGGAAGCGGCCGGCGTCGGTCACGCCGCTccagcgcggcggcggcggcgccggagGAGCCCAGCGCAGGTCGCCGAGGGGCGGCGCGGCGTAGGGCATGCCCTTGAAGGAGTAGGCCCcatttttctgaaaaggaaGTCAGATTTCAGAACCGTGAAGCACTTTGGATGGTCGATGAGACGAATAAGAACTCACGCGTCGTCCTCTGAACGTCCCACAGTCCGTGGACACCTGGGCGACACCCGGCGGCAGCGTCTGGGCCACGTAGCCCAGGTAGGTGGCGAGCGCGAGCAGGCCGAGCACGCCGAGGCAGATGAGGACGATGCAGCGGCGCGAGAGAACCAGGAAGGGGCTGATGTAGTGTCTGTGACGGACGtactgcacctcctcctccgcctcctcctggacCAGGTAGCGGTACTCCGTCCTCTCCGGGACCTCAAATGCGTCTTCGTTCATCTCCGAtctgcggcaaaaaaaaaatgacacaaagacacGTTCTtgaacttcaggtttaacttctggtttatcttctggtttaacttctggtttatcttctggtttatcttctggtttaacttctggtttatcttctggtttaacttctggtttatcttctggtttaacttcaggtttaacttctggtttatcTTCTGGTTTATCTTgtggtttaacttctggtttaacttcaggtttaacttctggtttatcttctggtttatcttctggtttatcttctggtttatcttcaggtttaacttctggtttaacttctggtttaacttctggtttaacttcgggtttaacttctggtttatcttctggtttaacttctggtttaacttctggtttatcttctggtttaacttctggtttatcttctggtttatcttctggtttatcttctggtttatcttctggtttatcttctggtttaacttctggtttatcttctggtttatcttctggtttatcttctggtttatcttctggtttaacttctggtttaacttcttgtttaacttctggtttaacttctggtttaacttcgggtttaacttctggtttaacttctggtttaacttctggtttatcttctggtttagcttctggtttaacttctggtttaacttctggtttaacttctggtttatcttctggtttaacttctggtttaacttctggtttaacttctggtttatcttctggtttaacttctggtttaacttctggtttaacttctggtttaacttctggtttatcttctggttttccgtcctacgaagctggttctctaATCGCCAtggtaactttaaaaaatgtaattttaattatatattttttttaacttacatgtatttttttataactccaGTGTTTTCAATTACTTATTCATCTACtggtttattttattcctttatatatatatatatatatttatatttatatatatatatataggtctTGTAGTCTTGAGTTGTATATGTGAGTGCTGTATTATGTACACCAATTGTGATCCCCATAAaaactttaataataaaaaacaatatccaGAAgatacagttgttgttgtcgaggggcagaagaagaggaagaggaaatttaaaaaaagagaagcgaGTGAAACAATGACCGGAcgtgacagagaagaagaagagttccGTCTGCAGCAGAGGAACGAGTGACTTTATTAAACAGACGGTGAATGTATAATATATCAGTCATAAAGTCCAGTGAACTTGTTATTAACTATGAAATGAACCTTGAGTTGAGACAACTTTCTGCTTTAGACATGAAAGATGGTTTTAAATCATAAAGCTGATATTTACTGATATTTAATTATGTTTACTGTTGTTGACTGTTGTTGACTGTTTATAAACTCTGGTCAGTGTTGTTgtctgctctcctcttcctcttctcttcctctctctcctctcctcgtcttcctctctcttcctcttctcttcctctcctcgtctctcctcttcctctctctcctcttcctctcctcttcctctcctcgtcttcctctcctcgtctctcctcttcctctccctcctctcctctcctcgtctcttcctcttcctctcctcgtctctcctcttcctctctctcctctcctcgtctcttcctctcctcgtcttcctctctcttcctcttctctctctctcctctcctcttcctcttctcttcctctctctcctctcctcgtcttcctctctcttcctcttcctctcctcgtctcctctcctcttcctcttctcttcctctctctcctctcctcgtcttcctctctcttcctcttctcttcctctcctcgtctcctctcctcttcctcttctcttcctcttctcttcctcttcctctcctcgtcttcctcctcttcctcttctcttcctctcctcgtctcctctcctcttcctctcctcgtcttcctctctcttcctcttctcttcctcttcctctcctcgtcttcctcctcttcctcttctcttcctctctctcctcgtcttcctcctcttcctctcctcgtcttcctctctcttcctcttcctctcctcgtcttcctctct
This region includes:
- the si:ch211-71n6.4 gene encoding para-nitrobenzyl esterase produces the protein MNEDAFEVPERTEYRYLVQEEAEEEVQYVRHRHYISPFLVLSRRCIVLICLGVLGLLALATYLGYVAQTLPPGVAQVSTDCGTFRGRRKNGAYSFKGMPYAAPPLGDLRWAPPAPPPPRWSGVTDAGRFRSMCPQVRPASSAGRVLGQEDCLFVNAWTPTLRPGAALPVVVWIHGGRLLTLSGGEPGYSPTEKLAADTGVVYVSFNYRLNAFGFLALEMLREGSPTNTSGNYGLMDQIAALKWVQRNIHVFGGDPGKVTIFGQSSVAALMTSPLAKGLFHAAADMSGMFVRNVTLKRAESDNLAFVRKTSCRDVSCLRRLSVRQVLQAVPWQEFPSWAADEMTDLPTRGRFIGSVAVVDGFVLEAPPLEVWGAKKGGYSDVPFLVGTTEQEVDFSPTATNISAWTWGDYHWFVTEKLQSFSDDLAKDALELYPSSAPCPTTDRCPERSFTTMVSDIRVTCPRNQLARSAAAALNSPVYRYVVTHTPSGPVNASSAGLMPFASRFSFHRLDAVALFGGLESVLGRRLSEDDRSFTRLVTRNLVNFARTGQMEEAWPEFPAATALLSSSLSLAHNYSSARCELWRDSGLLAYAW